One region of Syngnathus scovelli strain Florida chromosome 15, RoL_Ssco_1.2, whole genome shotgun sequence genomic DNA includes:
- the arhgap42a gene encoding rho GTPase-activating protein 42: MGLPTLEFSDSFVDSPEFRDRLQCHEIELERTNRFIKDLIKDGSMLISALRSLSQAVQRFSQSLQEFQFECIGDAETDDEINIAQSLKEFSQLLSTMEEERKRLIQNADDVLISPLERFRKEQIGAVKEGKKQFDKETERYYSVLEKHLSLSSKKKESQLHEADSQMSKDRQVFNDASLQYVFKIQEVQERKKFEFVEPLLAFLQGLLTFYHEGYELASEFEPYKQQLQFNLQNARNNFESTRAEVERLMKRIRSAEEDFKAPGCFTMEGYLYIQEKRPLGSVWTRYYCTYEKSSKMFTMSNTEARPASRQNGAVNGTPEMFKLRSCVRRKTDSIDKRFCFDIEVAERHGVITLQALSEANRRLWMEAMDGKEPIYTLPSLLSKKEETFLNETGFSFVRNCIALVETRGLNSLGLYRTGGVNSKVQRLMTSVFASTSASGAQLDADAWDNKTITSGLKNYFRCLAEPVLTYRLHKEFIKAAKYDDQNHRVRAIHALVHKLPEKNRTMLDLLTNHLLKVSSHCAQNMMTVSNLGMIFGPTLMRSQEETVAAMMNIKFQNIVVEIIIENHDKIFNEAPDLSLPLPPAPSSRATPRRSKAICLSSGKRKARLYPPTLCLADNDSDTFSSSSPGTTPMGSQESLSSHSSEKNVASQTSPPAEPNSSAQIHPPPSCSSNGDNTKWPTGKETPPVALSASSSVASLRSTAERTDSTISLSSAKESKSSSSTVQLSSSGSPARQVRSVPRASSVLSLKSTQDKTKNSSPPQLHRTAAYRRASSSSSSSSSLFPYPLSTSSSLTSLHISEDYRSCHGSVQSLASLDPREATRIRKAPHLRRDSDVLTPQSMSTNGYQRPGSVLSIRAQKQQRESSVFSSALDICAPGRDAKALYSCEAEHSHELSFPQGALFSNVHPSVEPGWLQATYQGRTGLIPENYIVYT, from the exons ATGGGTCTCCCGACGCTGGAGTTCAGCGACTCGTTCGTAGACAGCCCCGAGTTCCGAGATCGGCTTCAATGCCACGAGATCGAGCTGGAAAGAACCAATAGATTTATCAAAGATCTCATCAAGGATGGAAGCATGCTCATCTCGGCACTCAGAA GCCTTTCGCAGGCGGTGCaacgtttctctcagtcgctgcaGGAGTTCCAATTCGAGTGCATCGGAGACGCCGAGACAGACGACGAGATTAACATCG CTCAGTCTCTGAAGGAGTTCTCTCAGCTGCTGAGCACCATGGAGGAGGAGCGAAAGCGTTTG ATCCAAAACGCTGACGACGTACTAATCTCGCCCCTGGAGAGGTTTCGCAAGGAGCAGATCGGAGCAGTAAAG GAGGGCAAGAAGCAGTTTGACAAGGAGACAGAACGTTACTACTCCGTGTTGGAGAAACACCTCAGCCTGTCCTCCAAGAAGAAGGAATCGCAGCTACATGag GCTGACTCGCAGATGAGCAAAGACCGGCAGGTGTTCAACGACGCCTCACTGCAATACGTCTTCAAGATCCAGGAGGTGCAGGAGAGGAAGAAGTTTGAGTTTGTGGAGCCG CTGCTGGCCTTCCTGCAAGGCTTGCTGACGTTCTACCACGAAGGCTACGAGCTAGCTAGCGAGTTTGAGCCTTACAAACAGCAGCTGCAGTTCAACTTGCAGAAT GCCCGCAACAACTTTGAAAGCACTCGGGCCGAAGTGGAGCGGCTGATGAAGAGGATCCGCTCGGCCGAGGAGGACTTCAAAGCTCCTGGTTGCTTCACCATGGAGGGTTACCTGTACATACAGGAGAAAC GTCCGCTGGGTAGCGTGTGGACCAGATACTACTGTACATATGAGAAGAGCTCCAAGATGTTCACCATGAGCAATACAGAGGCTCGGCCGGCCAGCCGACAG AACGGCGCGGTGAACGGGACGCCGGAGATGTTCAAGCTTCGTTCGTGCGTGCGGAGGAAGACGGACTCCATCGACAAGCGCTTCTGCTTCGACATCGAAGTGGCTGAGAG ACACGGCGTCATCACTCTGCAAGCGCTCTCCGAGGCCAACCGGCGACTTTGGATGGAGGCCATGGATGGCAAGGAACCT ATCTACACTCTGCCGTCTCTGCTCAGCAAGAAGGAAGAGA CGTTCCTCAACGAGACCGGCTTCAGCTTTGTAAGGAACTGCATCGCGCTAGTGGAAACCAGAG GCCTCAACAGTCTGGGCCTGTATCGGACCGGGGGCGTCAACTCCAAAGTCCAGCGGCTGATGACGAGCGTGTTTG CCTCCACTTCTGCTTCGGGCGCTCAGCTAGACGCAGACGCTTGGGACAACAAGACCATCACCAGCGGATTGAAGAATTATTTTAG GTGCTTAGCAGAACCTGTGCTGACCTACAGACTGCACAAGGAATTTATCAAGGCTGCAA AGTACGACGATCAGAACCATCGCGTGAGGGCCATCCACGCGTTGGTCCACAAGCTCCCTGAGAAGAACCGAACCATGCTAGACCTCCTGACCAATCACCTCCTCAA GGTGTCATCACACTGCGCCCAGAACATGATGACGGTGTCCAACCTGGGCATGATCTTTGGTCCTACACTGATGCGGTCGCAGGAGGAGACGGTGGCCGCCATGATGAACATCAAGTTCCAGAATATTGTGGTGGAGATTATCATTGAGAACCACGACAAG ATATTCAACGAGGCTCCCGACCTGTCGCTACCGTTGCCCCCAGCGCCATCCTCTCGGGCGACCCCTCGAAGGAGCAAGGCCATCTGTCTGTCGTCGGGGAAGAGAAAGGCCCGCCTCTACCCGCCCACGCTCTGCTTGGCGGACAACGACA GCGACActttcagcagcagcagccccgGCACTACCCCGATGGGCAGCCAGGAGTCGCTGTCCTCACACTCCTCCGAGAAGAACGTTGCGTCGCAGACGTCGCCTCCTGCCGAGCCCAACTCCTCCGCTCAAATCCATCCGCCTCCTTCCTGTTCCTCCAACGGAGACAATACAAAATGGCCGACAGGAAAGGAGACACCTCCCGTGGCGTTATCCGCGTCCTCGTCCGTGGCGTCTCTGCGCTCCACGGCCGAGCGGACGGACTCCACCATCTCCCTGTCCTCCGCTAAGGAGTCCAAATCCTCCTCATCCACCGTGCAGCTTTCCTCCTCGGGGTCTCCGGCCCGGCAGGTTCGCTCTGTCCCGAGGGCATCGTCCGTCTTGTCGCTGAAAAGCACCCAAGACAAGACGAAGAACTCTTCGCCACCTCAGCTTCACAGGACGGCAGCGTATAGGAGGGCatcttcatcctcatcctcctcctcgtccttgtTCCCTTACCCGCTTTCCACATCGTCCTCACTCACCTCCTTGCACATCTCAGAAG ACTACCGAAGCTGTCACGGCTCAGTGCAGAGTTTAGCGTCACTGGATCCGCGAGAGGCCACACGAATACGGAAAGCGCCTCACCTACGACGAGACTCGGACGTCTTGACGCCACAGTCCATGTCCACCAACGGCTACCAGAGGCCAGGATCAGT GTTATCCATCCgggcacaaaaacaacaacgggAAAGCTCTGTGTTCTCCTCAGCTTTGGACATTTGTGCTCCTGGAAG GGATGCAAAAGCTCTGTACTCCTGTGAGGCCGAACACAGCCACGAGCTCAGCTTCCCACAGGGGGCGCTCTTTTCAAACG TGCACCCATCGGTGGAACCGGGCTGGCTCCAGGCAACCTACCAGGGCAGGACGGGCCTCATCCCCGAGAACTACATCGTGTACACCTGA
- the snrnp35 gene encoding U11/U12 small nuclear ribonucleoprotein 35 kDa protein: MAMNDWSPIAKVYDPLKAGSIDGTDVEPHDRAVWRAMCARYKPNKGVVGDPLLTLFVARLNPSTTEDKLHEVFSKFGDIKRLRLVRDVVTGFSKRYAFVEYKEERAVVRARRDANKLVVDQQELFVDFELERTLTGWIPRRQGGGLGGKKESGQLRFGGRDRPFRKPINLVAGPPQQEWQGGGRKEWERSGWRDRDNRDNRDNRDNRDNRDIRDNRDNRDNRDNRDNRDNRDNRDNRDNRDNRDNRDRDRDEKGSRGWEDNRYRDRSRHRERR, encoded by the coding sequence ATGGCCATGAATGACTGGAGCCCCATCGCTAAGGTGTACGATCCGCTGAAAGCCGGGAGTATTGACGGCACCGATGTGGAGCCCCACGACCGGGCCGTATGGAGGGCGATGTGCGCCCGCTACAAGCCCAATAAAGGCGTCGTGGGAGATCCGCTCCTCACTCTCTTTGTAGCTCGACTCAACCCGAGCACCACCGAGGATAAACTACACGAGGTCTTCTCTAAATTCGGCGACATTAAGCGGCTCCGGTTGGTTCGTGATGTGGTCACGGGCTTCTCCAAGCGCTACGCCTTCGTCGAGTACAAGGAGGAGCGGGCCGTGGTGCGAGCTCGCCGGGACGCCAACAAGCTGGTGGTCGACCAGCAAGAGTTGTTCGTGGATTTCGAGCTAGAGCGAACCCTTACAGGCTGGATCCCCAGGCGACAAGGTGGAGGCCTAGGAGGCAAGAAAGAGTCCGGGCAGCTGCGCTTCGGCGGCAGGGATCGACCTTTCCGGAAGCCCATCAACCTGGTAGCTGGACCACCGCAGCAAGAGTGGCAGGGCGGCGGGCGCAAGGAGTGGGAGAGATCCGGATGGCGAGACCGGGACAACAGAGACAACCGGGACAACCGAGACAACAGAGACAACCGGGACATCAGAGACAACCGGGACAACAGAGACAACCGGGACAACAGAGACAACCGGGACAACCGAGACAACAGAGACAACCGGGACAATAGAGACAACCGGGATAACCGGGACCGAGACAGGGACGAGAAGGGGAGCAGAGGATGGGAGGACAACCGCTACCGAGACAGGAGCAGGCACCGAGAAAGGAGATGA
- the LOC125982600 gene encoding E3 SUMO-protein ligase ZBED1: MAKMDKKNKEHFEMEISEVEQNEGEDELVTKRGAVSVVWRYFGFKKYDYDQKNILCKICFTKVAATGGNTSNLLHHLCRRHVSEYEECMKLKTAPLTSAGNQRTIQETTTRGAPYDRKSKRWTDITNAITIHLAKDLVALNTVEKEGFKHMIKTLDPRYEVPNRKYFSQVAIPNLYEKRRTKLETDMAAVRHYALTTDMWFSRTMEPYFGVTVHFITDDWSLQSHCLQTSYFPEDHTGELLAAGLQEALESWGLSEEKLVAITTDDGENVTKAVELNRWTRLQCFGHRLHHAIEKGVRDDRIQHAIGVCKKVVSTFSYSSKKRRDLGIVQNYLGLPNHMLTTETPTRWGSRQAMIQRILEQERAINRVLKDDKKCKHLVPSWQDLDVLEAVNKALSPLQDFTEALSGEQYISVSYLKPVLKLFNTSILAEDGKDTQLTKDVKKIILADLNKKYSDPVADDLLDMASLLDPRFRTKYIDEEKVERVLSRAVEEIVSLMKTERDRFPGAAGSEAEPDPPTKVKRRKTLASFFKRQGGAMTEEESIRNELTIYLQITEVDSDVDPFKWWRCHQTNFPRVAKLARQYLCIPATSAPSERAFSTDGNVVPCHRDALKPDAVDRLVFLAQNL, encoded by the exons ATGGCTAAGATGgataagaaaaacaaagaacattttgaaATGGAAATTTCAGAAGTCGAACAAAATGAGGGGGAAGACGAACTTGTGACGAAAAGAGGAGCCGTGTCTGTGGTTTGGAGGTATTTTGGTTTCAAAAAATACGACTACgaccaaaaaaacattttatgcaaGATTTGCTTTACTAAAGTTGCTGCCACTGGCGGGAACACGAGCAATTTGCTCCACCACCTTTGCCGTAGACATGTTTCGGAATATGAAGAATGTATGAAGTTAAAAACGGCGCCCTTAACATCGGCTGGCAACCAAAGAACCATTCAAGAGACGACTACCAGAGGAGCTCCATACGATAGGAAAAGCAAACGCTGGACCGACATAACTAACGCAATCACCATCCACCTAGCAAAAGACCTGGTTGCTCTGAATACAGTCGAAAAAGAAGGCTTCAAGCACATGATCAAGACTTTGGATCCCCGCTATGAAGTACCGAACAGAAAGTACTTCAGCCAAGTTGCAATTCCGAACTTATACGAGAAGCGCCGAACGAAGCTGGAAACAGACATGGCGGCCGTCCGTCACTACGCCTTGACCACCGATATGTGGTTTAGTCGCACCATGGAGCCTTATTTCGGCGTGACAGTTCACTTTATCACTGACGACTGGTCGTTGCAAAGTCACTGTCTGCAGACCAGCTACTTTCCTGAGGACCACACTGGAGAACTACTCGCAGCAGGCCTGCAGGAGGCGCTTGAGTCCTGGGGGCTTTCTGAGGAGAAACTCGTCGCCATCACTACCGACGATGGCGAGAACGTCACGAAAGCTGTGGAACTGAACAGGTGGACTCGACTCCAGTGCTTTGGTCACAGACTTCACCATGCCATAG aGAAAGGCGTGAGAGACGACCGCATACAGCACGCCATTGGCGTGTGCAAAAAAGTTGTGTCCACCTTCTCGTACTCAAGTAAAAAAAGGAGGGATCTGGGCATTGTTCAGAACTATCTGGGTCTTCCAAACCACATGCTCACGACAGAGACGCCGACCAGGTGGGGCTCGCGTCAAGCCATGATCCAAAGAATTCTTGAGCAAGAGCGGGCCATTAATCGCGTTCTAAAAGACGACAAGAAATGCAAACACTTGGTCCCGAGCTGGCAAGATTTGGACGTTCTAGAAGCCGTCAACAAGGCGCTGAGCCCACTCCAGGACTTCACAGAAGCTTTGTCAGGAGAGCAGTACATCAGCGTCTCCTACCTCAAGCCGGTGCTCAAGCTCTTCAACACATCCATCCTGGCCGAGGACGGGAAGGACACCCAGCTGACAAAGGACGTGAAGAAAATCATCTTAGCCGATTTGAACAAGAAATATTCGGACCCGGTCGCTGACGATCTCCTCGACATGGCGTCGCTTCTCGATCCACGCTTTCGAACCAAGTACATTGATGAAGAAAAGGTGGAGAGGGTTCTGTCCAGAGCCGTCGAGGAGATTGTGTCACTAATGAAGACTGAGCGGGACAGGTTTCCTGGGGCTGCAGGTTCAGAAGCGGAACCCGATCCACCTACCAAGGTAAAACGAAGGAAGACTTTGGCCAGCTTTTTTAAAAGGCAGGGCGGCGCAATGACGGAAGAAGAGAGCATCAGAAATGAGCTGACAATCTACTTGCAGATTACAGAGGTGGACAGTGATGTGGACCCTTTCAAGTGGTGGAGATGCCACCAGACGAATTTCCCTCGCGTTGCTAAGCTAGCGCGCCAGTATTTATGCATCCCCGCCACCAGCGCGCCATCAGAGAGAGCGTTTAGCACCGACGGCAACGTGGTCCCGTGTCACAGGGACGCGCTCAAACCAGATGCCGTGGACCGTCTGGTTTTCCTGGCTCAAAATTTGTAA
- the ddx52 gene encoding probable ATP-dependent RNA helicase DDX52 gives MHRACVLGLQTKMDSYELFRKLGAGAKFDLKRFGQDASRFKIARSHAGDASLERLSAINYFGADMTSGVKSTDKDRAEEDEEDEESDESDAAAKKRKLQDEETTAKKKKMNKKTKGNVNGENNSKQGGITWTSSLEGKIRNLPGDGKEKSLLKRQKQLHREKVNRLRSRHRINVHGSDTPDPVCTFEELQSEYQLNPQFLQNMRDAGLSVPTPIQMQAIPLMMHGRELLACAPTGSGKTLAFCLPLLAHLKQPAKLGFRAVIISPTRELASQTHREMVRLSDGAGFRIHILNKAAVATNKFGPRSNKKFDVLISTPNRLVFLLKQEPPGIDLSSVEWLVVDESDKLFEDGKTGFREQLAAIFLACSNAKVRRAFFSATCTQEVEQWCRLNLDNLVSVNIGHRNTAVNSVEQELLFVGTETGKLVAVRDIIKKGFLPPVLVFVQSIERARELFHELVYEGINVDVIHAERTQQQRDNVVESFRCGKIWVLICTALMARGIDFKGVNLVLNYDFPSSAVEYIHRIGRTGRAGHRGKAITFFTENDKPLLRSIAIVIKQAGCPVPDYMVGFKKIHSKLRRKLEKKPPSRTTICTTPRLLMKKPPKKVQKKTPKKVQKKQQSQGKAEKREIKTANSLKKQVRKKKNKPQEE, from the exons ATGCACCGCGCATGCGTACTCGGACTACAAACGAAGATGGACTCCTACGAGTTGTTTCGGAAACTCGGAGCTGGGGCTAAATTCGACCTGAAAAGGTTCGGTCAAGACGCTTCTCGCTTTAAG attgccAGGTCGCATGCGGGAGACGCTTCGCTCGAGCGGCTCTCTGCGATCAATTACTTTGGCGCAGACATGACGAGTGGAGTGAAGAGTACAGACAAGGATCGAgcagaggaggatgaagaagatgaggagTCAGATGAGAGCGACGCGGCGGCCAAAAAAAGAAAGCTACAGGATGAAGAGACTAcggcaaagaagaaaaagatgaacaaaaagacaaaag GTAATGTCAATGGAGAGAACAACTCAAAGCAAGGCGGGATCACCTGGACATCCTCACTGGAAGGGAAGATCCGGAACCTTCCAGGCGATGGGAAGGAGAAGTCATTGCTGAAAAGGCAGAAGCAGCTTCATCGGGAGAAG GTGAACCGTCTACGTTCTCGTCACCGCATCAACGTACACGGCAGTGACACGCCGGACCCCGTGTGCACTTTTGAAGAGCTCCAGTCCGAGTACCAGCTCAACCCGCAGTTCCTTCAGAACATGCGCGACGCCGGCCTCAGCGTGCCCACGCCAATTCAGATGCAGGCCATCCCGCTCATGATGCAC GGTCGCGAGCTCCTAGCCTGCGCTCCGACTGGATCGGGCAAGACTCTCGCCTTCTGCCTCCCGCTGCTCGCTCACCTCAAGCAGCCCGCCAAGCTCGGCTTCAGGGCCGTCATCATCTCCCCCACAAGGGAACTCGCCAGCCAG ACCCACAGAGAGATGGTGCGCTTGTCTGATGGTGCCGGCTTCCGGATCCACATCTTAAACAAAGCGGCGGTGGCGACCAACAAATTCGGACCTCGGTCCAACAAAAAATTCG ACGTCCTCATCAGTACCCCCAATCGACTAGTCTTCCTGCTCAAGCAGGAGCCCCCTGGCATCGACCTCAGCAG CGTGGAGTGGTTGGTGGTGGACGAGTCGGACAAGCTCTTCGAGGACGGCAAGACGGGCTTTAGGGAGCAGCTGGCCGCCATTTTCTTGGCGTGCTCCAACGCTAAGGTGCGCCGGGCGTTCTTCAGCGCCACCTGCACGCAGGAGGTGGAACAATGGTGCCGTCTCAACCTGGATAATCTCGTCTCTGTCAACATCGGACACAG GAACACGGCGGTGAATTCCGTGGAACAGGAGTTGCTTTTTGTCGGCACAGAGACTGGCAAGCTGGTGGCCGTGCGTGACATCATCAAGAAG GGCTTCCTGCCTCCCGTACTGGTGTTCGTGCAGTCCATCGAGCGAGCGCGGGAGCTTTTCCACGAACTCGTCTACGAGGGCATCAACGTGGACGTCATCCATGCTGAGCGCACGCAACAGCAG CGGGACAACGTGGTGGAGAGTTTCCGCTGCGGAAAGATCTGGGTGCTGATTTGCACGGCGTTGATGGCGCGAGGAATCGACTTCAAAGGCGTCAACCTGGTGCTCAACTACGATTTCCCCTCCAGCGCCGTCGAATACATTCACAGGATAG GTCGCACGGGCCGAGCGGGACATCGAGGGAAAGCCATCACTTTCTTCACAGAGAACGACAAACCTCTCCTGCGAAG CATCGCAATCGTTATCAAACAGGCCGGCTGTCCGGTACCGGACTACATGGTTGGCTTCAAGAAGATACACAG caaattgaggaggaagcttgAGAAGAAACCTCCCAGTAGGACAACCATTTGCACCACGCCACGTTTGCTGATGAAGAAACCGCCTAAAAAAGTGCAGAAAAAAACGCCCAAAAAAGTGCAGAAAAAACAGCAAAGTCAAGGAAAGGCAGAAAAACGGGAGATAAAAACAGCAAATTCCTTGAAAAAACAAGTCAG AAAAAAGAAGAACAAGCCACAGGAAGAGTAG
- the si:dkeyp-69c1.9 gene encoding uncharacterized protein si:dkeyp-69c1.9, which produces MDQSGKVFIENLQHAKHHRHFFLRARPYRGELPTMAGFLLYPDTPAKMETTSQEAFCFRTVPPRDGVKSQSSVPATQTSQQTRHCRPVPLRQTQSGKSKHLEIDEQADICEPNQDPKMLSQYQKDFPPRSSWCRRRTPALPQPDNIGINPAFRIEFGTIQRETYPNWHDP; this is translated from the exons ATGGATCAATCGGGAAAAGTGTTCATTGAAAACCTGCAACATGCCAAACACCACCGCCACTTTTTCCTGCGGGCTCGACCATACAGGGGAGAACTTCCCACAATGGCAG GGTTTCTCCTCTACCCGGACACCCCCGCCAAGATGGAGACCACGTCTCAGGAGGCTTTCTGCTTCAGGACCGTCCCACCACGAGACGGCGTGAAAAGTCAAAGTTCCGTTCCAGCTACCCAGACGTCACAGCAGACTCGCCATTGCCGTCCAGTCCCCTTGAGACAAACACAAAGTGGAAAGAGCAAGCATCTGGAGATAGATGAGCAAGCAGACATCTGTGAGCCAAACCAAGATCCAAAGATGCTGTCTCAGTACCAGAAGGACTTTCCACCTCGGTCTTCCTGGTGCAGGAGGAGAACCCCTGCCCTGCCGCAGCCGGACAACATTGGGATCAACCCGGCTTTCAG GATCGAGTTCGGGACGATCCAGAGAGAGACTTACCCCAACTGGCATGACCCTTGA
- the bud13 gene encoding BUD13 homolog encodes MAASAASIKGAELSKAEYLKRYLSNDDDAKKSKGKLKKKRHKVPGKGLKIVDDDIDWRQTTEEKKEVEEDDEEAPVIAEVIDERPDEVRMMEIYRSSSRWRVIGEDEKEEEASQSGDLPTQSSDGKGRHDSPDISPPRKKRHDSPDMSPPRKKRHDSPDMSPPRKKCHDSPDRSPPRRKRHDSPDMSPPRRKRHDPPDMSPPRQRSGKSGKAQSAPATRRGSDSDQSPPRKKQQKGRRDSDSDQSPPRRGRRGEQVSDDDLSPPRRTGQKGNSMLSGGKAGLVSSDVLRKEKEEARRREGNNKELENASRHAQTVFRDKSGKKRDLESEREEQKRKAEEKAAKDEKYAQWGKGLAQGQMQQQRLDDAVREAQKPMARNYDDEDLDRMLREQEREGDPMLAMLRRKKERKTVKEKPKYRGPPPPLNRFDILPGYRWDGVNRSNGFEQKRYTRIADKKALQEEAYKWSVEDM; translated from the exons ATGGCTGCCTCCGCTGCTAGCATCAAAGGAGCAGAATTATCCAAAGCGGAGTATCTAAAGCGCTATTTGTCCAACGATGATGACGCCAAGAAATCTAAGGGGAAACTTAAAAAGAAGCGGCATAAAGTTCCGGGGAAAGG ACTTAAAATAGTCGACGATGACATAGATTGGAGACAGACgacagaagagaaaaaagaggTGGAAGAGGACGACGAGGAAGCGCCTGTG ATTGCTGAAGTGATTGATGAGCGCCCCGATGAGGTGAGGATGATGGAAATCTATCGAAGCAGCTCCAGATGGAGAGTCATTGGAG AAGATGAAAAGGAAGAGGaggccagccaatcaggagactTACCCACGCAGTCATCAGACGGAAAAGGTCGCCACGATTCCCCCGACATCTCACCGCCGAGGAAGAAACGCCACGATTCTCCCGACATGTCACCACCAAGGAAGAAACGCCACGATTCCCCCGACATGTCACCACCAAGGAAGAAATGCCACGATTCCCCCGACAGATCGCCACCCAGGAGGAAACGCCACGATTCCCCCGACATGTCGCCACCCAGGAGGAAACGCCACGATCCCCCCGACATGTCACCACCAAGGCAGCGTTCTGGAAAGTCAGGCAAAGCACAAAGCGCACCTGCCACCAGACGCGGTTCGGATTCTGATCAGTCGCCACCAAGGAAGAAGCAGCAGAAGGGACGACGGGATTCCGACTCTGACCAGTCACCGCCCAGACGGGGGCGGCGTGGCGAGCAAGTGTCAGATGACGACCTGTCGCCTCCTCGCAGGACGGGACAGAAG ggcAACAGTATGCTCTCCGGCGGAAAGGCGGGTCTGGTTTCCTCGGATGTTCTACGTAAGGAGAAAGAAGAGGCACGACGCAGAGAGGGAAACAACAAAGAGCTTGAAA ATGCATCCCgccacgctcaaactgtgtttcGAGACAAAAGCGGCAAAAAGCGCGATCTGGAGTCGGAGCGTGAAGAACAGAAACGAAAAGCGGAAGAAAAAGCGGCTAAGGATGAGAAATACGCTCAATGGGGGAAAGG GCTGGCTCAGGGTCAGATGCAGCAGCAGCGTCTGGATGACGCCGTGCGCGAGGCCCAGAAGCCAATGGCGCGTAACTATGACGACGAGGACCTAGATCGCATGCTGCGGGAGCAGGAGAGGGAGGGCGATCCCATGTTGGCCATGTTGCGGCGCAAGAAGGAGCGCAAGACGGTTAAAG aAAAACCTAAATATAGAGGCCCTCCACCACCTCTCAACAGGTTCGACATTTTACCAGGATATCGCTGGGATGGGGTCAACAG GTCCAATGGTTTCGAGCAGAAGCGCTACACGAGGATTGCGGACAAAAAAGCACTCCAAGAGGAAGCCTATAAATGGAGTGTGGAGGACATGTAG
- the LOC137840953 gene encoding uncharacterized protein, producing the protein MLQHLFVFSVFGVLLTPARCDLITVCKEDDGDLRVDCLVQAKPNKINTYEFSWSSGSKQSLINANVSGLAAEAEFKQVSHVTQVDPHGYRLTLSGYQDKLPHNTTYMCKITGEGASINLERDHLIPCGAVNVFLQSSWIVTVLWCVAHL; encoded by the exons ATGCTCCAGCATCTGTTTGTGTTCAGCGTGTTCGGAG tGTTGCTGACACCGGCACGCTGTGACCTCATCACTGTGTGTAAGGAAGATGACGGCGACCTGCGGGTGGACTGTCTGGTCCAGGCCAAGCCCAATAAGATCAACACCTATGAGTTCTCCTGGTCATCAGGTTCCAAGCAATCACTCATCAACGCCAACGTGTCCGGCCTGGCGGCAGAGGCCGAGTTCAAGCAAGTGAGTCACGTGACTCAGGTGGATCCGCATGGCTACAGGCTGACATTGAGCGGCTACCAGGACAAGCTGCCTCACAACACCACCTATATGTGCAAGATAACCGGGGAGGGAGCCAGCATTAACTTGGAAAGAG ATCATCTCATCCCATGCGGCGCTGTCAACGTATTTCTGCAGAGCTCCTGGATTGTCACCGTCTTGTGGTGTGTGGCTCACTTGTAA